The proteins below come from a single Pradoshia eiseniae genomic window:
- a CDS encoding SDR family NAD(P)-dependent oxidoreductase, translating into MKPLQGKIAVVTGASRGAGRGIAYQLGSAGATVYVTGRSVKGATTDHRPETIEETAAGVTLRGGKGIAIRCDHTSEFDVRNLFEQISLEQGHIDILVNSVFGGSESSLPKGTGAHFWERPLEHWDAMMVAGPQAYLMTARYAMPLMVKHHKGLIINITFFIKNQVSANLYYDLAMNTINRMTSAMAKELKEFNISAVAVCPGWMRTERVIDSGYGPEDGATETTAYVGRAVVALASDAMVSRFSGETVMVAELARKYGFTDVDGTQPLPYEG; encoded by the coding sequence ATGAAACCATTACAAGGGAAAATTGCTGTTGTTACAGGAGCTTCGCGCGGAGCGGGCAGGGGAATAGCTTATCAGTTAGGGAGTGCGGGGGCGACCGTTTATGTCACAGGTCGGAGCGTAAAGGGAGCTACAACCGATCATCGACCAGAAACGATAGAGGAAACGGCGGCTGGAGTCACTTTACGCGGAGGAAAGGGCATCGCCATACGATGTGACCATACTAGCGAGTTTGACGTAAGAAATCTGTTTGAGCAAATTAGCCTGGAACAAGGCCACATTGATATTTTAGTTAACAGTGTATTTGGCGGCTCTGAAAGCTCTTTGCCAAAAGGGACTGGAGCGCATTTTTGGGAACGCCCGCTGGAGCATTGGGATGCGATGATGGTTGCAGGACCACAAGCTTATTTAATGACTGCTCGATACGCGATGCCTCTGATGGTAAAACACCATAAAGGATTAATAATAAATATCACATTTTTTATCAAGAACCAAGTTTCAGCTAATTTATATTATGATTTGGCTATGAATACAATCAATCGGATGACGTCTGCAATGGCAAAAGAATTAAAGGAGTTCAACATTTCGGCCGTTGCTGTTTGCCCGGGATGGATGAGAACAGAAAGAGTGATAGATTCGGGTTATGGACCAGAGGATGGGGCAACGGAAACAACAGCATATGTAGGGCGTGCGGTAGTGGCGTTGGCGTCAGATGCCATGGTATCAAGGTTTTCTGGTGAAACAGTTATGGTGGCAGAGCTAGCGAGAAAATATGGCTTTACCGATGTGGACGGAACTCAGCCTCTGCCATATGAAGGATAA
- a CDS encoding valine--tRNA ligase: protein MSEQQKEIGMPTKYDPQSIEKGRYDWWLDGKFFEAGQDSEKEPYTIVIPPPNVTGKLHLGHAWDTALQDILTRMKRMQGYDVLWLPGMDHAGIATQAKVEEKLRGQGTSRYDLGREKFVEETWKWKEEYAGHIREQWAKLGLGLDYSRERFTLDEGLSKAVREVFVTLYEKGLIYRGEYIINWDPSTKTAISDIEVIHKEVKGAFYHMNYPLADGSGHIEVATTRPETMLGDTAVAVHPEDERYKHLIGKTLLLPIVGREIPIVGDEYVEMDFGSGAVKITPAHDPNDFEVGNRHNLERVLVMNEDGTMNAKAGKYEGMDRFECRKQIVKDLQEAGVLFKIEEHIHQVGHSERSGAVVEPYLSTQWFVKMGPLAERAVALQETEEKVHFVPERFEKTYLNWMDNIHDWCISRQLWWGHRIPAWYHKETGEVYVGREEPADIDNWTQDNDVLDTWFSSALWPFSTMGWPEKDAEDLKRYYPTAALVTGYDIIFFWVSRMIFQGLEFTGERPFKDVLIHGLVRDEQGRKMSKSLGNGVDPMEVIDKYGADSLRYFLTTGSSPGQDLRFSYEKVESVWNFANKIWNASRFALMNMDGMTYEEIDLSGEKSVADKWILTRLNETIETVTRLADKYEFGEVGRALYNFIWDDFCDWYIEMAKLPLYGEDEAAKKTTRSILAYVLDQTMRLLHPFMPFITEEIWQNLPHEGESITTASWPVVKDELTDEKASDEMKLLVEIIRTVRNIRAEVNTPLSKKIKLSLKAKDAETMAVLEKNRSYIERFCNPEELTIGTDIPADDKAMTAIVTGVELILPLQGLLNIEEELKRLQKELDKWQKEVERIEKKLGNEGFMKKAPEKVIEEERAKLADYLEKREAVQNRLKDLEELA, encoded by the coding sequence ATGAGCGAACAGCAAAAAGAGATTGGCATGCCAACGAAATATGACCCGCAGTCAATTGAAAAAGGCCGCTATGATTGGTGGCTTGATGGCAAGTTCTTCGAGGCTGGCCAAGATTCAGAGAAAGAACCTTATACAATCGTCATCCCGCCGCCAAACGTTACGGGCAAATTGCACTTAGGCCATGCGTGGGATACAGCGCTTCAAGATATTTTGACAAGAATGAAAAGGATGCAGGGCTATGATGTACTATGGCTTCCAGGAATGGACCATGCCGGCATCGCAACCCAAGCGAAGGTAGAAGAAAAGCTTCGCGGACAAGGCACTTCCCGCTACGACCTTGGACGTGAGAAATTCGTTGAAGAAACATGGAAATGGAAAGAGGAGTATGCTGGCCATATCCGTGAGCAATGGGCAAAGCTGGGACTTGGGCTTGATTATTCCCGCGAGCGTTTCACCCTTGATGAAGGGTTATCTAAGGCTGTTCGTGAGGTATTCGTAACCCTCTATGAAAAAGGATTGATCTACCGCGGAGAATACATCATTAACTGGGATCCATCCACAAAAACGGCTATCTCGGATATTGAGGTTATTCATAAAGAAGTAAAAGGCGCATTCTATCATATGAATTATCCGCTTGCAGACGGCAGCGGTCATATTGAAGTAGCGACTACACGTCCGGAAACAATGCTTGGTGATACAGCTGTTGCGGTACACCCGGAAGATGAGCGCTACAAGCACTTAATCGGCAAAACATTGCTTCTTCCAATCGTTGGCCGCGAGATTCCAATCGTTGGTGATGAGTATGTTGAGATGGACTTTGGTTCAGGTGCGGTTAAGATCACGCCGGCGCATGACCCGAATGACTTTGAGGTAGGTAACCGTCACAATCTTGAACGTGTTCTTGTCATGAATGAGGACGGCACAATGAATGCGAAAGCCGGCAAATACGAAGGCATGGACCGCTTCGAATGCCGCAAGCAAATCGTAAAGGATCTTCAAGAGGCAGGCGTTCTCTTCAAAATTGAGGAGCATATCCACCAAGTTGGACACTCCGAGCGCAGCGGTGCTGTGGTTGAACCATATCTTTCAACCCAATGGTTCGTTAAAATGGGTCCTTTGGCTGAGAGAGCTGTTGCCCTTCAAGAGACAGAGGAGAAGGTTCATTTTGTTCCTGAACGCTTTGAAAAAACATACTTGAACTGGATGGATAATATCCATGACTGGTGTATTTCCAGACAGCTTTGGTGGGGACATAGGATTCCTGCTTGGTACCATAAAGAAACCGGTGAAGTGTATGTAGGACGCGAGGAGCCGGCCGACATCGACAACTGGACACAGGATAACGATGTTCTTGATACTTGGTTCAGTTCCGCGTTATGGCCATTCTCCACAATGGGCTGGCCTGAGAAGGATGCAGAGGACCTCAAGCGTTACTATCCGACAGCGGCACTCGTAACTGGCTATGATATCATCTTCTTCTGGGTATCTCGCATGATCTTCCAAGGTCTTGAATTCACTGGCGAACGTCCATTTAAGGATGTACTCATCCACGGTCTAGTACGTGATGAGCAAGGTCGCAAGATGAGTAAGTCCTTAGGAAACGGTGTTGATCCAATGGAGGTTATCGATAAGTACGGCGCCGATTCCCTTCGTTACTTCTTAACGACTGGAAGCTCTCCAGGACAGGACTTGCGCTTCAGCTATGAGAAAGTAGAGTCTGTCTGGAACTTTGCGAATAAGATTTGGAACGCATCCCGCTTTGCCTTGATGAATATGGATGGCATGACTTATGAGGAAATCGATTTGAGCGGCGAGAAATCCGTAGCAGATAAGTGGATTCTGACACGCTTGAATGAAACCATTGAAACGGTAACAAGACTTGCTGATAAATATGAATTCGGTGAAGTAGGCCGTGCCCTTTATAACTTCATCTGGGATGACTTCTGTGACTGGTATATTGAAATGGCGAAGCTTCCGCTATATGGTGAAGACGAAGCAGCTAAGAAAACGACTCGTTCAATTCTGGCTTATGTGCTTGACCAAACGATGCGTCTCTTGCATCCATTCATGCCATTCATTACAGAAGAAATCTGGCAAAACCTTCCGCACGAAGGTGAGTCCATCACAACGGCTTCCTGGCCGGTTGTTAAGGATGAATTGACAGATGAAAAAGCATCTGATGAAATGAAATTGCTCGTTGAGATCATCCGCACTGTTCGTAACATCCGTGCAGAGGTGAACACGCCGCTCAGCAAGAAAATCAAGCTTTCCTTGAAAGCGAAGGATGCGGAAACAATGGCTGTTCTAGAGAAGAACCGCAGCTATATTGAACGCTTCTGTAATCCAGAGGAACTGACCATCGGAACGGATATCCCGGCCGATGATAAAGCGATGACCGCAATCGTGACAGGCGTTGAATTAATTCTTCCGCTTCAAGGGCTTCTTAATATTGAAGAAGAGCTCAAACGTCTTCAAAAAGAGCTTGATAAGTGGCAGAAGGAAGTTGAGCGCATTGAGAAGAAGCTTGGCAATGAAGGCTTCATGAAGAAAGCGCCTGAGAAAGTCATTGAAGAAGAAAGAGCGAAATTGGCTGATTACCTCGAAAAACGTGAAGCAGTCCAAAATCGTTTGAAAGACTTAGAAGAATTAGCTTAA
- a CDS encoding bifunctional folylpolyglutamate synthase/dihydrofolate synthase: protein MIGLIHSYEEALEFFNDRAVKLGMDFGLERMELVLGRLGNPEKKIPMVHIAGSNGKGSTLAFLKEILMAQGYKVASFTSPYLENPNEQIQIGHEMITDEELVDLVNELIPVLTEIESDRNFLTSFEVYTVLAFMYFEKKRPSIALIETGLGGRLDSTNVIHPLLAIITSISLEHTQLLGDTLAEIAAEKAGIIKEGISVITAVESLEALQPIMDKAAQSHAELFHMGKDFWVENRVLETSWEFFDFQSKAFRYSGLRINMLGRHQLSNASLAIQACTLLERKYGFMVKEESIRSGLANAKWKGRFEQISTDPVIILDGAHNVSGIKALLQTIEERFGDKNVHFIFAALKDKDYPQMIRAIEKKAASITFTQTAMDRMNEARELYKMSEHEQKYIEVNWQEAIKRTCGRITGEDVLIITGSLYFLAEARPFIINSR from the coding sequence GTGATTGGATTGATCCACAGCTATGAAGAGGCACTTGAATTTTTTAATGACCGCGCCGTAAAGCTCGGCATGGACTTCGGTCTCGAACGTATGGAACTCGTGCTTGGAAGACTTGGTAATCCTGAGAAAAAGATTCCGATGGTTCATATCGCTGGCTCTAATGGGAAGGGGTCGACTCTCGCCTTCTTAAAGGAAATTTTGATGGCACAAGGATATAAGGTTGCTTCCTTTACCTCTCCCTATCTTGAGAATCCGAATGAGCAGATACAAATCGGCCATGAGATGATTACAGATGAAGAGCTTGTTGATCTAGTGAATGAGCTTATCCCTGTTTTGACAGAGATTGAAAGTGACAGAAACTTTTTGACCTCCTTTGAAGTCTATACCGTTCTTGCCTTCATGTACTTTGAGAAAAAACGGCCTTCTATCGCTCTGATTGAAACAGGGCTTGGGGGCAGGCTCGATTCGACGAATGTCATACATCCTTTGCTTGCTATTATTACGAGTATTTCCTTGGAGCATACACAACTTCTCGGGGATACGCTTGCAGAGATAGCGGCAGAAAAAGCAGGGATTATAAAAGAAGGCATTTCTGTCATTACGGCCGTTGAATCACTAGAGGCGCTGCAACCCATCATGGATAAAGCAGCCCAGAGCCATGCGGAATTATTTCATATGGGCAAGGATTTCTGGGTGGAGAACAGGGTTTTGGAAACAAGCTGGGAATTCTTTGATTTCCAATCGAAAGCATTTAGATACTCGGGGCTTAGGATCAATATGCTTGGCAGGCATCAGTTAAGCAATGCCTCATTAGCCATACAGGCTTGTACTTTGCTTGAGCGGAAATACGGTTTCATGGTTAAGGAGGAAAGCATTCGTTCAGGTCTGGCGAATGCGAAATGGAAGGGACGGTTTGAACAAATATCTACCGACCCAGTCATCATATTAGATGGTGCGCATAATGTATCCGGCATTAAAGCATTGCTTCAAACAATAGAGGAGCGGTTTGGGGATAAAAACGTACATTTTATCTTTGCCGCCTTGAAGGATAAGGATTATCCTCAGATGATAAGAGCCATTGAGAAAAAGGCTGCGAGCATTACATTCACCCAGACAGCGATGGACCGGATGAATGAAGCTCGGGAATTATATAAGATGAGTGAACATGAACAGAAATATATAGAAGTGAATTGGCAAGAGGCGATTAAAAGAACTTGCGGGCGAATCACGGGAGAGGATGTTCTGATTATTACAGGCTCTTTATACTTTTTGGCTGAAGCGCGCCCTTTCATCATTAATAGCCGATAA
- a CDS encoding prepilin peptidase: MTSLYILIFLIGLILGSFYNVVGLRIPEKESIIMPRSACPSCGQSLSPFELVPVLSYLALKGKCGKCQSGISPLYPIMELVTGILFVSAPMLLGWKVELLIAWAFISLLVIIFVSDYVYMLIPNKILLFFAAFMLLLRIFIPLDPWWDMFAGAAVGFVIPFFIAIISKGGIGGGDIKLFSLIGLLIGVKGVLLSIMFSTLLGAVFGGIGLAAGLVKKGEPIPFGPFIAMGALAAYFFGQEVLDWYWKLL, encoded by the coding sequence ATGACTAGTCTCTACATTCTCATCTTCCTTATCGGTCTTATCCTTGGTTCCTTCTATAATGTCGTTGGACTAAGGATCCCAGAGAAGGAATCTATCATAATGCCGCGGTCGGCTTGTCCATCCTGCGGTCAGTCATTGTCCCCCTTTGAGTTGGTGCCGGTTCTATCGTATCTTGCTTTGAAGGGCAAATGCGGCAAATGCCAATCGGGCATATCCCCCCTTTATCCGATTATGGAGCTTGTGACAGGGATCTTGTTTGTGTCAGCGCCTATGCTGCTGGGATGGAAGGTGGAGCTTCTTATTGCCTGGGCATTTATCTCCCTTTTGGTTATTATTTTTGTGTCTGATTACGTATACATGCTCATACCAAATAAAATCCTGCTGTTTTTTGCTGCTTTCATGTTGTTGCTTCGTATATTCATCCCTCTCGATCCTTGGTGGGATATGTTTGCCGGGGCTGCGGTAGGGTTTGTGATTCCGTTCTTTATCGCAATTATCAGTAAAGGGGGGATAGGCGGAGGTGACATTAAACTCTTTTCCTTAATTGGCCTTTTGATAGGAGTAAAGGGCGTGCTCCTTTCCATCATGTTCTCTACACTCCTGGGTGCAGTCTTTGGGGGAATTGGGTTAGCGGCAGGGCTAGTGAAAAAAGGGGAGCCAATCCCATTTGGCCCGTTCATTGCAATGGGTGCCCTGGCTGCGTATTTCTTCGGGCAAGAGGTGCTCGATTGGTATTGGAAGCTTTTGTGA
- a CDS encoding SPOR domain-containing protein, which yields MDKPTRERTIIVNVNGEQKVYKWISSENPGVQESFEQVASSVEEESKSPLWINPDAEDTKAAIKGEKKARKKWAFGKVKLDKMRLFGIGLPVLVALVTGTVFGIIMLKIVLFSGPGEKADMQQGGLPALGASISGSEGNPVSKEWTAFMVQAGVYSSREAAEERAVLLEEDYAPIILKQSGQWYIYIGAAGNLEDAKQLAVSFNKKGTETYWKEVSFTGKSSQVYSEAEQKAIKAMLHNVKQYDLVTAKHLMGDKTIAPKPEEVSLEKVPEELKNMYNLSESMKKLWSQYQKESKPDLLMQIQQCSLQFAAEWNKF from the coding sequence ATGGACAAGCCAACTCGGGAGAGAACCATCATTGTTAATGTGAATGGAGAGCAAAAGGTATATAAGTGGATTTCAAGCGAGAATCCTGGAGTACAGGAATCGTTTGAACAAGTGGCCAGCAGTGTTGAAGAAGAATCAAAGTCCCCGCTGTGGATTAACCCAGATGCTGAGGATACGAAAGCGGCCATTAAGGGAGAGAAGAAAGCAAGGAAAAAATGGGCCTTTGGTAAGGTTAAGCTGGATAAAATGCGTTTGTTTGGGATTGGGCTCCCTGTTCTTGTTGCCCTTGTCACAGGAACGGTGTTCGGAATCATTATGCTTAAGATAGTCCTTTTCAGCGGTCCAGGAGAGAAGGCTGATATGCAGCAGGGCGGGCTGCCTGCACTCGGAGCGTCTATTTCAGGCTCTGAGGGAAATCCGGTCAGCAAGGAATGGACCGCGTTCATGGTTCAAGCAGGTGTATACTCCTCGAGGGAAGCTGCAGAGGAACGGGCTGTCCTCCTAGAGGAAGATTATGCTCCGATTATCCTAAAGCAATCCGGGCAGTGGTATATATATATAGGGGCAGCGGGAAACCTTGAAGATGCCAAGCAATTGGCTGTATCCTTTAACAAGAAGGGCACAGAAACCTATTGGAAGGAAGTCAGCTTCACCGGTAAAAGCAGTCAGGTCTATTCCGAAGCAGAACAAAAGGCAATAAAGGCTATGCTTCATAATGTAAAGCAGTACGATCTTGTCACAGCAAAGCATTTAATGGGGGATAAAACGATTGCCCCAAAGCCTGAGGAAGTGTCTTTAGAAAAGGTTCCGGAAGAATTAAAGAACATGTATAATTTGAGCGAGAGCATGAAGAAGCTATGGTCACAATACCAGAAGGAATCAAAGCCTGATTTATTGATGCAGATCCAGCAATGTTCCCTTCAATTCGCTGCTGAATGGAATAAATTTTAA
- a CDS encoding Maf family protein, with protein sequence MDLILASSSPRRKELLELLGIPFQIKVSDVEETYQDGLQPHEIVMELARIKSNAIAETNKKSVVIGADTIVVSDGKVLGKPADKEEAISMLTQLSGKVHQVFTGVALLKDGNTHLFYEKTDVEFWPLEEKEVEQYVLTGEPFDKAGSYGIQGYGSLLVKRIEGDYFTVVGLPVSRLNRELKKIMHT encoded by the coding sequence ATGGATTTAATATTAGCTTCATCTTCCCCAAGAAGAAAAGAATTGCTAGAACTTCTCGGCATCCCCTTTCAAATAAAGGTGAGTGATGTGGAGGAGACCTATCAGGATGGATTGCAGCCCCATGAAATCGTGATGGAATTGGCGCGGATAAAATCAAATGCAATCGCTGAGACTAACAAGAAATCCGTTGTGATAGGTGCAGATACGATTGTCGTTTCTGACGGAAAAGTATTGGGAAAGCCAGCGGATAAGGAAGAAGCCATCTCCATGCTTACGCAGTTATCCGGAAAGGTCCATCAGGTATTTACCGGTGTGGCCCTCTTAAAAGACGGCAATACCCATCTTTTTTATGAAAAGACCGACGTAGAGTTTTGGCCATTAGAAGAGAAGGAAGTTGAACAATACGTGTTGACAGGAGAGCCGTTTGATAAAGCGGGTTCCTATGGCATTCAGGGATATGGTTCCTTACTGGTCAAGAGAATAGAAGGAGATTATTTCACGGTTGTAGGATTGCCCGTTTCAAGGCTGAATCGGGAGCTTAAGAAAATCATGCATACATAG
- the radC gene encoding RadC family protein has translation MDTQIMIRDYPKDERPRERFLQYGGGSLSNQELLALLLRTGTKEDSVMALAGQLLTKCGGLRLLKDSTIEEMTAIKGIGEAKAVQLAAAMELGRRISNLTNEERYVIRSPEDCANYCMNDMRFLSQEHFVCIYLNTKNQILHKQTIFIGSLNASIVHPREVFKEALRRSAASIICLHNHPSGDPTPSREDIEVTKRLVECGRIMGIEVLDHLVIGEKKYVSLKEKGYL, from the coding sequence ATGGATACGCAGATTATGATTCGAGATTACCCGAAGGATGAGAGACCGCGTGAGCGATTCCTGCAATACGGTGGAGGAAGCCTCTCCAATCAAGAATTATTAGCCCTTCTGCTCAGAACGGGTACAAAAGAGGATTCTGTCATGGCATTAGCCGGTCAGCTTCTGACTAAGTGCGGCGGCTTAAGGCTATTGAAGGATTCCACGATTGAAGAAATGACGGCGATTAAGGGAATTGGGGAAGCGAAAGCAGTCCAGCTTGCTGCCGCCATGGAGCTTGGCCGCAGAATCAGCAATCTGACTAACGAAGAGCGGTACGTCATCCGTTCTCCAGAGGATTGCGCTAATTATTGCATGAATGATATGCGTTTTTTATCACAGGAACATTTTGTCTGCATTTACTTGAATACAAAAAACCAAATACTGCACAAACAAACAATCTTCATCGGCAGCTTAAACGCCTCCATTGTCCATCCCCGGGAAGTCTTCAAAGAAGCTCTCCGCAGGTCTGCAGCATCAATCATTTGCCTGCACAATCACCCCTCAGGTGACCCAACCCCGAGCCGTGAAGACATTGAAGTGACGAAACGCCTCGTTGAGTGCGGAAGAATCATGGGAATTGAAGTGCTGGATCATTTGGTTATTGGAGAGAAGAAATATGTCAGTCTGAAGGAAAAAGGATATTTATAA
- a CDS encoding rod shape-determining protein, translated as MLGNRDLGIDLGTANTLVYVKGKGIVVREPSVVAFQTDTKSIVAVGNDAKNMIGRTPGNVVALRPMKDGVIADYDTTATMMKYYMKQALKNQGLFARKPYVMICVPSGITAVEERAVVDATRQAGARDAYTIEEPFAAAIGANLPVWEPTGSMVVDIGGGTTEVAIISLGGIVTSQSIRIAGDEMDEAIINYIRKNYNLMIGDRTSEAIKLEIGSAGDPEGVENMEIRGRDLLTGLPKTIEITPDEIAKALHDTVYAIVDAVKNTLEKTPPELAADIMDRGIVLTGGGALLRNLDKVISEETKMPVLIAENPLDCVAIGTGKALDHIHLFKTKVTK; from the coding sequence ATGCTTGGAAATAGAGATTTAGGAATTGATTTAGGTACTGCGAATACGCTTGTTTATGTAAAAGGAAAAGGCATTGTTGTACGTGAGCCTTCTGTTGTAGCTTTTCAAACTGACACAAAATCAATCGTAGCTGTCGGGAATGACGCCAAAAACATGATTGGACGTACTCCAGGAAATGTTGTTGCTCTCCGTCCGATGAAAGATGGAGTAATTGCAGATTATGATACAACTGCGACGATGATGAAATATTATATGAAACAAGCGTTGAAAAACCAAGGCTTGTTTGCCCGTAAGCCATACGTCATGATTTGTGTGCCATCTGGCATCACTGCTGTTGAAGAAAGAGCTGTCGTTGACGCCACAAGACAAGCTGGTGCACGTGACGCTTATACGATTGAAGAGCCATTTGCGGCTGCAATCGGCGCTAACTTGCCTGTTTGGGAGCCGACTGGAAGCATGGTCGTTGACATCGGCGGCGGTACAACAGAAGTGGCAATCATTTCTTTAGGCGGTATTGTAACAAGCCAATCCATTCGCATTGCAGGTGATGAAATGGATGAAGCAATCATCAACTACATCCGCAAAAATTACAATCTTATGATTGGTGACCGTACATCTGAAGCGATTAAACTGGAAATCGGTTCTGCAGGGGATCCTGAAGGTGTTGAAAACATGGAAATCCGCGGACGTGACTTGTTGACAGGATTGCCAAAAACAATCGAAATCACACCTGATGAGATTGCCAAAGCTTTACATGACACTGTGTATGCGATTGTTGATGCTGTGAAAAACACGCTTGAGAAGACTCCGCCAGAGCTTGCAGCGGATATTATGGATCGCGGGATTGTCTTGACAGGCGGCGGCGCATTGCTCCGTAACCTTGATAAGGTTATCTCTGAAGAAACTAAAATGCCTGTCTTGATCGCGGAAAATCCGCTTGATTGCGTAGCAATCGGTACTGGAAAAGCGCTTGATCATATTCACTTGTTCAAGACGAAAGTAACGAAATAA
- the mreC gene encoding rod shape-determining protein MreC: protein MPQFFLNKKLIILLISIIFLVSLIGFSLRERDELSWPEQFMKDSAGFVQTIFHKPASAIAGFFENLSDLRNTYEENKNLKARLEEYVKLETEIYDLEKENKELRAMVEKKESLNDYTVTQATVIGRSPERWHETLTVSKGSVNGIEKNMAVITAQGLIGKVKSVSQFTSTVQLLTALDPQNRISAVVQGKKPAYGFIQGFDEDKQALMLTGLLYDADIKEDSNVVTSGLGGVFPEGLVVGTVEEVIIDQYGLTQTAYIKPAANFDDVNDVMIVKRSTAEVNTDSTEGDDL, encoded by the coding sequence ATGCCGCAATTTTTCTTAAACAAAAAATTGATTATCTTGCTGATTAGCATCATCTTTCTGGTGTCTTTAATAGGGTTCTCACTTAGGGAAAGGGATGAACTAAGCTGGCCGGAACAGTTTATGAAGGATTCTGCCGGCTTCGTACAAACTATTTTCCATAAGCCCGCTTCTGCAATAGCGGGCTTTTTTGAGAATCTTTCCGATTTAAGAAATACATATGAGGAAAATAAAAATCTTAAAGCGCGCCTGGAAGAGTATGTGAAGCTTGAAACAGAAATCTACGATTTAGAAAAAGAAAACAAAGAATTGCGAGCGATGGTTGAAAAGAAAGAGTCGCTCAATGATTATACCGTCACTCAAGCGACTGTCATCGGAAGAAGCCCTGAACGCTGGCACGAAACGTTAACGGTCAGCAAGGGGAGTGTAAACGGAATTGAGAAGAATATGGCTGTCATTACCGCACAAGGATTGATTGGAAAGGTGAAGAGTGTATCCCAATTCACCTCCACCGTTCAGCTATTGACAGCACTTGATCCGCAGAATAGGATCTCTGCCGTAGTGCAAGGGAAAAAGCCGGCGTATGGATTTATTCAAGGCTTTGACGAAGATAAACAAGCGCTTATGCTGACTGGACTGTTATATGATGCGGATATCAAGGAAGATTCTAATGTTGTGACTTCCGGTCTTGGAGGTGTATTCCCTGAAGGGCTGGTTGTTGGTACAGTAGAAGAGGTTATCATTGACCAATATGGTCTGACGCAGACTGCTTATATTAAGCCTGCAGCCAACTTTG